The Pseudomonadota bacterium genome contains a region encoding:
- a CDS encoding CxxxxCH/CxxCH domain-containing protein → MSIDAPHNISNGIDCESCHGVTILSSGYWHLDAPLPEDIGNNDRTLYNLICMSCHNKKSGPFNEVEGPLVVTHSGRETESAYHDPDNPWTRQCIDCHNPHIQEQKNWNSVDDLAQLKLASGKIVGFFYDRITDTSILTFDLATGITYKNGWNPARLSAKTSEYARTIIYPNALNLRESYLVLNVEDAGEYPYNTITIKGNATGVWRGLTPATNFHIIYGQLIRQQVNGVNVKFFDNSGTNAFADADTIRDGICEVCHTLTAHYKSGGTGSTTHTLLDLVTPKPTDGTNCIDCHRHEVGFAHKLDGTGAVCKECHNSNSHSEHLDLNVKCSGCHNLDDMRNPDHSIKVPDNTVVCLKCHQDGRGGPPNDTTYAENWSNPAYEMDCDGCHNGRPDTFNSLGNVLWNSPDEDFGEMQTFGHKRLVGEAGIRQYPCWYCHQSTINGYTDQFNPDDNIDTRWNNWSMTEYHANGEINVNIAPKWNIDGSPDPAFKPASKNCENTYCHSDGTGRTTDFRAYPWNDNTAKRDCNSCHGHPPEMDCFVIDAAHPELSCHPSEPDKAWTEENMWLSAMPMYKNTGPGTDRANSHVRHMNTGFSCDDCHNNTVGGACLDCHKTGVPSSGEMVNDEESHVSGFYHVNKTKNVNFKNGGTYYRTKIGEHKAKSCAGTACHVGGQDPVWGGSVINDVTCLECHSTPSTDFDDFGEFNGSRARISLLDWVESGHGRREFDENGDPNLYVGSDNPPAKFPTNGCWYCHDNNVLHGKDDNPFRLRRHEHFTLRFERECAYCHMLGNDNECLTCHNDQYDESMAPQLADIPADADLVINDPPYKISRPNHALYVNGQTSCSDSVNGNCHEANSTRHKVEMPAEINNAEEIADISNQYVMMGVCLKCHDDDSGGQCQTCHEGDNYITGFKPDMPGFGFIQPEIAKASSFHFGYKHYQAYLGSINIIENAVNSGVTDEPPFINNKFRDLDSGWGIDTWKDNHFVVITNGPNVDEKRRIKSNTADSIIVYTPFPDPVGLNTTYQIQDVAQVIIDTGTVDSSPEMNDSLKEDDKNWVANAWIKQYDDYFVYFKNGLNKDLKRKIKSHTNNTITLAEGFPNNIIAGDQYKIVNPVWKGGKFCWDCHDPHGDSNPYYSEGVNDPKDKFNAFMVQTWVATESDGIHGKPIPSLRKRVEFLDNEVGSNYAKHDPPNGICNVCHDDSLGKTQYYNKSGGSNHNPGKRCTQCHEHRFTDSHAGKDKNGEKNTCHTCHSSKPVPRHTAFGLPRDCTKCHDGTIKTRMNIMGQFRSNSHHVQREDESIRNTDCYQCHWEATEFGLINLEHHTGYNYVTHETVVNDPVDLVIWQEGDSPTVGERPTEYITTPGLETVTTFRATNLKINDPDPAVVLQAERKEITKITPHCISCHSEQNSENDEVFIDDCKTPSQYAWDGYSIDEKYSEKGTAKWGKYAYLPNAAKKDLVKAFSAHGNAVNNAGGFNAIDGVDFNIDNSRPGAYDVQCFDCHNSHGSNVIGTTSSYTSLKGLNNGANLKETTQNKGGYQTTYAASAWDDEASVRFYNAGAGQCFDCHESQLANIENENGDIPPWGYGTTFGALAPIVGYKDNNRFEGSYPGKLNSGTAISRNQASTYLADSNVSFAYRDAKRTLGGHMNASHNNPLSSNFNPADPSANDIPTLGRINGLCTPCHDPHGVSPTLGDNMKYAVPLLKGTWLTSPYREDHPAPDPYGPRFYKPKNTGDPTYKTWGYPAPYYSQHFDVYRRGFVPDDDGIPENRYNLDRTLFNDPTNATQIKEDDSQFAGLCLRCHPKENLTNPAVEEDIYNTDEFRSVERIHEAVKGWGGNMNEHYFSCSKCHQPHASGLPRLMQTNCLDFQHRGGIQTGGLPQFTKGYTGGRDTMRSYGFPVAALFGNNQSHYYALKCHAEADIYQNPGIEEPKSDDWDYDSPPKNFREKQLWNNVTIWSSP, encoded by the coding sequence ATGAGTATTGATGCACCGCATAATATTTCAAACGGCATTGATTGCGAAAGCTGCCACGGAGTAACAATTTTGTCTTCAGGATACTGGCATTTGGATGCTCCCCTTCCTGAAGATATCGGCAACAATGATCGTACGTTGTATAATTTGATATGCATGAGTTGCCATAATAAAAAATCAGGACCTTTCAATGAGGTGGAAGGTCCTTTAGTGGTAACTCATTCCGGAAGAGAAACCGAATCAGCTTATCATGATCCGGATAATCCCTGGACCAGACAATGCATAGATTGTCATAACCCCCATATTCAGGAGCAGAAGAACTGGAATTCTGTAGATGATCTGGCTCAGTTGAAATTGGCATCTGGCAAAATTGTCGGTTTTTTCTATGACCGCATCACCGATACATCCATCCTTACCTTTGATCTCGCCACAGGGATTACCTATAAAAATGGTTGGAATCCCGCCCGTCTATCTGCCAAAACCTCGGAGTATGCCAGGACGATCATCTACCCGAATGCTTTGAATCTCAGGGAAAGTTATCTGGTTTTAAATGTCGAAGATGCAGGCGAATACCCTTATAATACCATCACAATAAAAGGTAATGCCACAGGAGTTTGGAGGGGACTGACGCCTGCTACGAATTTTCACATTATATACGGCCAGTTGATCAGGCAACAGGTCAATGGTGTTAATGTTAAGTTCTTTGATAATTCCGGCACCAACGCCTTTGCCGACGCAGATACAATCCGTGACGGCATCTGCGAAGTCTGCCATACGCTTACAGCTCATTATAAAAGTGGCGGCACCGGATCAACAACCCATACCTTGCTCGATCTTGTAACCCCAAAACCAACAGATGGCACAAATTGTATTGATTGTCATCGTCATGAAGTGGGTTTTGCCCATAAGCTTGACGGAACCGGTGCCGTATGCAAGGAATGCCATAATTCCAACAGTCATTCCGAGCATCTTGATCTCAATGTGAAATGCTCGGGGTGCCATAACCTTGACGACATGCGGAATCCGGACCATTCCATCAAGGTGCCGGACAACACTGTTGTCTGTTTGAAATGCCACCAGGACGGCCGCGGCGGGCCGCCCAATGACACCACATATGCAGAAAACTGGTCCAACCCCGCCTACGAAATGGATTGTGACGGCTGCCATAACGGCCGGCCGGACACCTTTAATTCACTTGGAAATGTACTCTGGAATTCTCCGGATGAGGATTTTGGAGAAATGCAGACCTTCGGGCATAAAAGGTTAGTCGGTGAAGCCGGAATCAGGCAATATCCCTGCTGGTATTGTCATCAATCAACCATAAACGGTTATACCGATCAGTTTAATCCTGATGATAATATCGACACGCGATGGAACAATTGGTCGATGACTGAATATCATGCAAACGGCGAAATAAATGTAAATATTGCGCCAAAATGGAATATTGACGGCTCTCCTGATCCTGCATTTAAACCCGCTTCAAAAAATTGTGAAAACACGTATTGCCATAGTGACGGCACGGGCAGGACTACGGATTTTCGGGCATACCCATGGAATGACAACACCGCAAAACGAGATTGTAATTCCTGTCACGGTCATCCACCGGAAATGGATTGCTTTGTTATTGATGCGGCTCATCCGGAATTAAGCTGTCATCCCAGTGAGCCGGATAAAGCATGGACGGAAGAAAACATGTGGCTGTCTGCCATGCCCATGTATAAAAATACCGGCCCGGGAACGGATAGGGCAAATTCACATGTCCGACACATGAATACCGGTTTTTCCTGTGATGATTGCCATAATAATACCGTTGGCGGTGCCTGTCTTGATTGCCACAAGACAGGAGTTCCGTCAAGCGGTGAGATGGTGAATGACGAAGAATCCCATGTGAGCGGGTTTTATCATGTAAATAAAACCAAAAATGTAAATTTCAAGAACGGTGGCACGTATTATCGTACGAAAATCGGTGAGCATAAGGCGAAAAGTTGTGCAGGCACCGCTTGTCATGTGGGCGGGCAGGATCCGGTCTGGGGCGGGTCGGTTATAAATGATGTAACCTGCCTCGAATGTCACAGCACTCCGTCAACTGATTTTGATGATTTCGGAGAATTCAATGGCAGCCGTGCCAGGATAAGTTTGCTTGATTGGGTTGAATCCGGCCACGGCAGAAGGGAATTTGATGAAAACGGTGATCCAAATCTGTACGTCGGATCCGATAACCCGCCGGCAAAATTTCCAACCAACGGTTGCTGGTATTGCCACGACAATAATGTACTGCACGGCAAGGACGACAATCCTTTCCGTCTTCGAAGACACGAACATTTCACCCTGCGCTTTGAAAGGGAATGCGCCTATTGTCATATGCTTGGAAATGACAATGAATGCCTTACCTGCCACAATGATCAATACGACGAATCCATGGCGCCGCAATTAGCTGACATCCCTGCTGATGCTGATTTGGTGATTAATGATCCCCCCTATAAGATTTCACGGCCGAACCATGCGCTTTATGTAAACGGGCAAACCTCATGCTCCGATTCGGTAAATGGTAATTGCCATGAGGCAAACAGTACCCGGCATAAGGTTGAAATGCCCGCCGAGATAAATAATGCCGAAGAAATTGCCGACATCTCCAATCAGTATGTGATGATGGGGGTCTGCCTGAAATGCCATGATGACGATAGTGGCGGACAATGTCAGACATGTCATGAGGGTGATAATTATATTACCGGATTTAAACCTGATATGCCCGGCTTCGGGTTTATTCAACCCGAGATTGCCAAGGCGTCGTCCTTTCATTTTGGCTACAAGCATTATCAGGCCTATCTGGGAAGTATCAATATAATTGAAAACGCTGTCAACAGCGGCGTTACAGATGAACCTCCTTTTATTAACAATAAGTTCAGGGATCTTGATTCCGGTTGGGGAATAGATACTTGGAAAGATAATCATTTTGTGGTTATCACCAATGGCCCCAATGTTGATGAAAAAAGAAGAATTAAATCAAATACGGCGGATTCCATAATAGTCTATACACCCTTCCCCGATCCCGTGGGACTCAATACAACTTATCAGATACAGGATGTTGCTCAGGTGATAATTGATACCGGCACCGTGGATTCATCCCCAGAAATGAATGATTCGCTGAAAGAAGATGACAAAAACTGGGTTGCGAACGCCTGGATCAAACAGTATGACGATTATTTTGTTTATTTTAAAAACGGCCTTAATAAAGATCTGAAGCGAAAAATCAAAAGCCATACAAATAATACAATCACCCTGGCGGAAGGCTTTCCGAATAACATAATAGCCGGTGATCAATATAAAATTGTCAATCCGGTATGGAAAGGCGGCAAGTTCTGTTGGGATTGTCATGATCCGCACGGGGATTCCAACCCGTATTATTCGGAAGGGGTTAATGATCCAAAAGACAAGTTCAATGCCTTTATGGTTCAGACCTGGGTTGCGACGGAATCGGATGGTATCCATGGGAAACCCATACCTTCTCTACGGAAGAGGGTTGAATTTCTTGATAATGAAGTTGGGTCTAATTATGCAAAGCATGATCCGCCAAACGGAATTTGCAATGTCTGCCACGATGATTCCTTAGGAAAAACCCAGTACTACAATAAAAGCGGTGGAAGTAATCATAATCCAGGGAAAAGATGTACCCAGTGTCATGAGCACAGGTTCACCGACAGTCATGCAGGGAAGGATAAGAACGGCGAGAAGAATACCTGCCATACCTGTCATTCGTCTAAACCTGTTCCAAGACATACCGCTTTCGGTCTGCCCAGGGATTGCACCAAATGTCATGACGGTACGATCAAGACCCGGATGAATATCATGGGACAATTCAGGTCCAATTCGCATCATGTCCAAAGAGAAGACGAAAGCATCAGAAACACCGATTGTTATCAATGTCACTGGGAAGCAACCGAATTCGGATTAATCAATCTTGAACATCATACCGGCTATAACTACGTAACCCATGAAACCGTGGTAAATGATCCTGTTGACCTGGTCATCTGGCAGGAAGGTGATTCGCCGACAGTGGGTGAGAGACCAACCGAGTATATTACTACTCCCGGACTTGAAACCGTTACAACGTTCAGGGCAACGAATCTCAAAATCAACGATCCTGACCCGGCAGTCGTACTTCAAGCTGAAAGAAAGGAGATTACAAAAATCACGCCTCATTGCATCAGTTGCCACAGTGAGCAAAACAGCGAAAATGATGAAGTATTTATCGATGACTGCAAGACTCCCAGTCAATACGCCTGGGATGGATACAGTATTGATGAAAAATATTCAGAAAAGGGAACTGCAAAATGGGGTAAGTATGCATATCTGCCCAATGCTGCAAAAAAAGATCTGGTTAAAGCCTTTTCAGCACACGGCAATGCGGTGAATAATGCCGGGGGCTTCAATGCCATTGACGGCGTGGATTTCAACATCGATAATTCACGGCCGGGAGCCTATGACGTTCAGTGTTTTGATTGTCATAATTCCCATGGTTCAAATGTCATAGGGACGACTTCCAGTTATACTTCTCTCAAGGGTCTCAACAACGGCGCAAACTTAAAGGAAACCACGCAGAACAAGGGAGGGTATCAAACAACTTATGCCGCTTCCGCCTGGGACGATGAAGCTTCGGTTAGATTTTATAATGCCGGCGCCGGGCAATGCTTTGACTGCCATGAGTCGCAGCTTGCCAATATTGAAAATGAAAATGGAGACATCCCGCCATGGGGATACGGAACTACATTCGGGGCATTAGCGCCGATTGTCGGCTATAAGGACAATAATCGATTTGAAGGATCCTATCCAGGCAAGCTCAATTCCGGCACGGCAATAAGCCGGAACCAGGCTTCAACCTATCTAGCGGATTCAAATGTGTCTTTTGCCTATAGAGATGCCAAACGTACCCTGGGCGGCCACATGAATGCATCGCACAATAATCCGCTCTCTTCAAATTTTAATCCTGCTGATCCAAGTGCCAATGATATACCCACACTTGGCAGGATCAATGGGCTCTGCACACCTTGCCATGATCCCCATGGCGTCAGTCCGACCCTGGGCGATAACATGAAATATGCTGTGCCATTGCTCAAGGGAACCTGGCTTACTTCGCCGTATCGGGAAGATCATCCAGCACCTGATCCCTATGGACCGCGGTTTTATAAACCGAAAAATACAGGAGATCCTACTTACAAGACCTGGGGCTATCCGGCACCGTATTACAGTCAACATTTCGATGTCTACAGGAGAGGATTTGTGCCGGACGACGATGGGATTCCTGAAAATCGCTACAACCTTGATCGCACCCTTTTTAACGATCCCACCAACGCCACTCAAATCAAGGAGGATGATTCTCAGTTTGCCGGGCTATGTCTCAGGTGCCATCCAAAAGAGAATCTGACCAATCCGGCGGTTGAGGAAGACATCTATAACACCGATGAATTCCGGTCAGTTGAACGAATCCACGAGGCGGTGAAAGGCTGGGGGGGCAATATGAATGAGCATTACTTCTCATGTTCCAAGTGCCACCAGCCTCATGCCTCGGGCCTGCCGAGACTGATGCAGACCAACTGTCTTGATTTTCAGCATCGTGGCGGGATTCAAACAGGAGGGCTGCCGCAATTCACTAAAGGTTACACTGGCGGCAGGGATACGATGCGGTCTTATGGATTTCCCGTCGCCGCACTTTTTGGCAACAACCAATCACATTATTACGCCCTGAAGTGTCATGCCGAGGCTGATATATATCAGAATCCCGGTATTGAAGAACCGAAGTCAGATGACTGGGATTACGATAGCCCTCCAAAAAATTTCAGGGAGAAACAGCTCTGGAACAACGTGACCATATGGTCTTCGCCCTGA